The Lolium perenne isolate Kyuss_39 chromosome 6, Kyuss_2.0, whole genome shotgun sequence genome segment CCCGCAGCGCCTCCCGCGCCTTCCACCACGCGAACCATAGGTCCAGGCTGCGCAGCGCCTCCCGCAGCTCCTCCAGGCTGATCCGCCCGTCGCCGTCCGCGTCGAACTGCGCCAGCCACGCCCTGAACTCCTCCACCGTCGTCTCCCCCTGCGGCAGCGCCCTGTAGTCGTACCGCATGAACGCCATGATCGATCTTTGCTTGCTTCCTCGCTGAGT includes the following:
- the LOC127309288 gene encoding calmodulin-like protein 5, which translates into the protein MAFMRYDYRALPQGETTVEEFRAWLAQFDADGDGRISLEELREALRSLDLWFAWWKAREALRDADANRNGLVDPDEMGRLYAFARRNLHLKMGDLQEGQLDSF